One genomic region from Clostridium saccharobutylicum DSM 13864 encodes:
- a CDS encoding ABC-ATPase domain-containing protein, which yields MKNSLDLKKELTSINGRSYNAYKALANQYDFRDYTLSIDHVQGDPFASPSKIRIIINQSIAKFPLNLFDTSYKKIALEDYLTRLFYNNINKFSSRVFGSGKSGLISISRCNQEIIERTSTLINSEKIEVRFEVGFPARGRTVLSNELEKIFYDYLPKIIDNTLKYENLNKSEIEKRIKLFEDQNYIRCELKNRNLIAFIANDSILPRESGVSNRPLKNGIKFKSPKSLEVELTLPNKGKLVGMGIEKGITLIVGGGYHGKSTVLKALELGVYNHIQGDGREYVITDASALKVRAEDGRCIKNTDISLFINNLPNGKDTRNFSTDNASGSTSQAANIIEGIEANTTLFLIDEDTSATNFMIRDDIMQKLVSKEKEPITPFIEIVKKLYSDLGISTILVVGSSGDYFDIADRVIQMDSYEPKDVTLEAKALSKGSILERIDNANLNLSINFNRKIKKGSIEQSHKGVKIKTLGKDGLSINKDTIELRGLEQIVDSEQITTLGYIMKYAEDNIINNSKTLQQVVSEVLYHISKNGLISLSNVSYGIGCLAMPREQEIIACFNRYRNLKI from the coding sequence ATGAAGAATTCACTTGATTTAAAAAAAGAATTAACTTCTATTAATGGCAGAAGCTATAACGCTTATAAAGCTTTAGCTAATCAATATGATTTTAGAGATTACACCTTGAGCATAGATCATGTCCAAGGTGATCCTTTTGCTTCCCCTTCAAAAATTAGAATTATAATTAATCAAAGCATAGCTAAATTTCCTTTAAATTTATTTGACACATCCTATAAAAAAATCGCCTTAGAAGATTATTTAACAAGATTATTCTATAATAATATAAATAAATTTAGTTCAAGAGTTTTTGGTTCTGGTAAAAGTGGTCTTATTTCTATAAGCAGATGTAACCAAGAAATTATTGAAAGAACTTCTACATTAATAAATTCGGAAAAAATAGAAGTTAGATTTGAAGTTGGATTTCCTGCTAGAGGAAGAACTGTTTTATCCAATGAACTTGAAAAAATATTTTATGATTATTTACCTAAAATAATTGATAATACATTAAAATATGAAAATTTAAATAAATCTGAAATTGAAAAAAGAATTAAATTATTTGAGGATCAAAATTATATAAGATGTGAATTAAAAAATCGTAATCTGATTGCTTTTATTGCAAATGATTCAATTCTACCTAGAGAAAGTGGTGTTTCAAACAGACCATTAAAAAATGGCATTAAATTCAAATCCCCTAAATCTTTAGAAGTAGAACTTACGCTTCCTAATAAAGGTAAATTAGTCGGAATGGGAATTGAAAAAGGAATAACATTGATAGTTGGTGGTGGATATCATGGAAAGTCTACCGTTTTAAAAGCTCTTGAACTCGGTGTATATAATCATATTCAAGGTGATGGACGTGAATATGTAATAACTGATGCTTCAGCCCTAAAAGTTAGAGCTGAAGATGGACGATGCATAAAAAATACTGATATATCACTTTTTATTAATAACCTACCTAATGGAAAAGATACTAGGAATTTTAGCACTGATAACGCCAGTGGCAGCACTTCACAAGCTGCCAATATAATTGAAGGAATCGAAGCCAATACTACTCTTTTCCTTATTGATGAAGATACCTCTGCGACTAACTTTATGATTAGGGATGATATAATGCAAAAGTTAGTAAGTAAAGAAAAGGAGCCAATTACCCCTTTTATCGAAATAGTGAAAAAACTTTATAGCGACCTTGGCATTTCTACCATACTTGTTGTAGGAAGTTCTGGTGATTATTTTGATATAGCAGATAGAGTTATTCAAATGGATTCCTATGAACCAAAAGATGTGACTCTTGAAGCTAAAGCGTTAAGTAAAGGATCTATTTTAGAAAGAATAGATAATGCTAACTTAAATTTATCAATAAATTTCAATAGAAAAATCAAAAAAGGTTCCATAGAGCAAAGTCATAAAGGTGTTAAGATTAAGACTCTTGGTAAAGATGGATTATCTATAAATAAAGATACAATTGAATTAAGGGGACTTGAACAAATCGTTGATTCTGAGCAAATAACCACTTTAGGATATATAATGAAATACGCTGAAGATAATATTATTAATAATTCTAAAACATTGCAACAAGTTGTTTCTGAAGTTCTTTACCATATATCTAAAAATGGTCTTATTTCTCTTAGTAATGTAAGTTATGGAATTGGATGCCTTGCAATGCCAAGGGAACAAGAAATCATAGCTTGTTTTAATAGATATAGAAACTTAAAGATTTAA
- a CDS encoding SDR family NAD(P)-dependent oxidoreductase: MKDINKYTLITGGSEGIGFELAKLFAMDKHNLIIVARNKKKLECTRNKIEKEYGIKVETIQCDLFMDGECEKIIKFVEQRRITVDNLINNAGIGSFGYFHESESGFEEKLININIIALTNLTKYFLNMMIERGDGGILNVASTAAFVGGPKMAMYYSSKAYVLSLTEALHDEVKELGVRVSCLCPGPVKTSFQEKSGIKKSKNAKRYLMGANDVAKYAYKNFLQGKVIIIPGYKNKLLVLGNKFVPRWLSRKVVLMSNSK; this comes from the coding sequence ATGAAAGATATAAATAAATATACACTAATTACTGGTGGTAGTGAAGGAATAGGATTTGAACTTGCAAAACTTTTTGCGATGGATAAACATAATTTAATTATTGTAGCAAGAAATAAGAAAAAGTTAGAGTGTACCAGAAATAAAATAGAAAAAGAATATGGAATAAAGGTGGAAACAATACAATGTGATTTATTTATGGATGGAGAGTGTGAAAAAATAATAAAATTTGTTGAGCAAAGAAGAATTACAGTTGACAATTTAATAAATAATGCAGGTATAGGTAGCTTTGGCTATTTTCATGAATCTGAAAGTGGGTTTGAAGAGAAATTAATAAATATAAATATTATTGCATTAACGAATCTTACTAAGTATTTTTTGAACATGATGATTGAAAGAGGCGATGGAGGAATTTTAAATGTAGCATCTACAGCAGCTTTTGTAGGAGGGCCTAAGATGGCTATGTATTATTCAAGCAAAGCGTATGTATTGTCGTTAACAGAAGCTCTTCATGATGAAGTAAAGGAACTAGGTGTAAGAGTAAGCTGTTTATGTCCAGGTCCAGTAAAAACATCATTTCAAGAAAAATCAGGAATAAAAAAATCAAAAAATGCAAAAAGATATTTAATGGGTGCAAATGATGTTGCTAAATATGCATATAAAAATTTTTTACAAGGAAAGGTAATAATTATTCCAGGATATAAAAATAAATTGTTGGTTCTTGGGAATAAATTTGTACCAAGATGGTTAAGTAGGAAGGTAGTACTAATGAGCAATAGTAAATAA
- the proB gene encoding glutamate 5-kinase, whose product MGFRQNLKDANRIVVKVGTSTLTYENGNINLNRIEKLTRVLSDIVNSGKEVALVTSGAVAVGVNKLKLNEKPESIREKQAVASIGQCELMHIYSKFFGEYSHIVGQVLLTRDVVEDDHIRENVCNTFETLLEKKIIPIVNENDTVAIDEIENIVRFGDNDNLSAIVATLVNADLLIILSDIDGFYDSDPRSHEDAKLLSEIEKITPELEECAGGAGSNLGTGGMITKLSAAKTAIKAGVNMVLANGSEPSILLDILDGKEVGTLFISSFEK is encoded by the coding sequence ATGGGCTTTCGTCAAAATTTAAAAGATGCAAATAGAATAGTTGTAAAGGTAGGAACATCAACATTAACTTATGAAAATGGAAATATTAATTTGAATAGAATTGAAAAGTTAACAAGAGTTCTATCAGATATAGTTAATAGTGGTAAGGAAGTTGCGCTTGTAACATCAGGTGCAGTTGCTGTTGGTGTAAATAAGTTAAAGTTAAATGAAAAGCCCGAAAGTATAAGAGAAAAACAAGCAGTAGCATCAATCGGACAGTGTGAATTAATGCATATATATAGTAAATTTTTTGGTGAGTATAGTCATATAGTAGGTCAAGTTTTACTTACAAGAGATGTAGTAGAAGATGATCATATTAGAGAAAATGTATGTAACACGTTTGAAACTTTGCTTGAAAAGAAGATAATCCCAATAGTTAATGAAAATGATACGGTGGCTATAGATGAAATAGAGAACATAGTTAGATTTGGAGATAATGATAATTTATCTGCTATAGTAGCAACTTTAGTTAATGCAGATTTATTAATAATATTATCTGATATAGATGGCTTTTATGATTCAGATCCAAGGAGTCATGAGGATGCAAAACTATTAAGTGAAATTGAAAAAATAACACCAGAATTAGAAGAATGTGCAGGAGGTGCTGGTTCTAATTTGGGAACTGGTGGAATGATTACAAAGTTATCAGCAGCAAAGACTGCTATAAAGGCTGGAGTGAATATGGTTCTTGCTAATGGAAGTGAACCAAGCATATTATTAGATATTTTAGATGGTAAAGAAGTAGGAACGTTATTTATATCATCATTTGAAAAATAG
- the mgsA gene encoding methylglyoxal synthase — protein MKIALIAHDKKKKDMIEFSKKHKDILSKYELIATGETGRLVSEATGLDVKQYLGGPYGGDQQIGSRIAEGKVNLVIFFRDPLTAQPHEPDVSALLRVCDVHSVPVVTNVSSAELIIREFQ, from the coding sequence ATGAAAATTGCATTAATAGCACATGATAAGAAAAAGAAGGATATGATAGAATTTTCAAAAAAGCATAAGGATATATTATCTAAGTATGAATTAATTGCGACAGGAGAAACGGGGAGATTAGTTTCAGAAGCCACTGGACTTGATGTTAAACAATATTTAGGTGGACCTTATGGAGGCGATCAACAAATAGGAAGTCGTATTGCCGAGGGAAAGGTAAATTTAGTAATATTCTTTAGAGATCCTCTTACAGCTCAACCACATGAACCTGATGTATCAGCATTACTTAGAGTATGTGATGTACATAGTGTACCAGTGGTAACAAATGTTTCAAGTGCAGAATTAATAATTAGAGAATTTCAATAA
- the carA gene encoding glutamine-hydrolyzing carbamoyl-phosphate synthase small subunit encodes MKAKLILENGMIFEGKAFGYLKESVGEVVFTTGMTGYQEVLTDPSYYGQIVTMTYPLIGNYGINLEDMESDSIKVSGFIVREKCDLPSNFRCELELEDFLKQGKVIGLEGVDTRALTKVLRNSGTMRGIIALEDVSDEYVKERIAGFSTKDAVKTVSTKSAYTIEGTGKHVAIMDFGIKTNIIRNFKKRGCKLTVFPASATAEEVLSVNPDLVFLSNGPGDPEDLDFAIENIKKIVGKKPIVGICLGHQLLALTLGGKTAKLKFGHRGCNHPVKDLEANMVHITSQNHGYVVEKLPEDIEVTHVNINDGTVEGMKHKTLPIYSVQFHPEASAGPRDSEYIFDKFLEYAL; translated from the coding sequence ATGAAGGCAAAGCTTATATTAGAAAATGGTATGATTTTTGAAGGTAAAGCTTTTGGTTATCTTAAAGAAAGCGTTGGAGAAGTAGTATTTACAACAGGTATGACAGGTTATCAAGAAGTACTTACAGATCCATCATATTACGGACAAATAGTAACTATGACTTACCCTTTAATAGGTAATTATGGAATTAATCTTGAAGATATGGAATCAGATTCAATAAAGGTAAGCGGTTTTATCGTTAGAGAAAAATGTGATTTACCAAGTAATTTTAGATGTGAATTAGAATTAGAAGATTTTTTAAAACAAGGAAAGGTTATTGGATTAGAAGGGGTAGATACAAGAGCTTTAACTAAGGTCTTAAGAAATAGCGGTACAATGAGAGGCATCATAGCATTAGAAGATGTAAGTGATGAATATGTTAAAGAAAGAATAGCTGGATTCTCAACTAAGGATGCTGTTAAGACTGTTAGTACAAAGAGCGCTTACACAATTGAAGGTACTGGAAAGCATGTAGCTATAATGGATTTTGGAATAAAGACTAATATAATAAGAAATTTCAAAAAGAGAGGCTGTAAGTTAACAGTATTCCCAGCAAGTGCTACAGCAGAAGAAGTTTTAAGCGTCAATCCAGATTTAGTATTCCTATCTAATGGCCCTGGGGATCCAGAAGATTTAGATTTTGCAATAGAGAATATAAAGAAAATAGTTGGAAAGAAACCAATAGTGGGTATTTGTTTAGGACATCAATTATTGGCATTAACTCTAGGTGGAAAAACTGCCAAGTTAAAGTTTGGACATAGAGGATGTAACCACCCAGTTAAAGATTTAGAAGCTAATATGGTACATATAACTTCACAAAATCATGGGTATGTAGTTGAAAAATTACCAGAAGATATAGAAGTAACTCATGTAAATATAAATGATGGGACTGTAGAAGGAATGAAACATAAAACTTTACCAATATATTCAGTTCAATTCCATCCAGAAGCATCTGCAGGTCCAAGAGACAGCGAATATATATTTGATAAATTTTTAGAGTATGCACTATAG
- the carB gene encoding carbamoyl-phosphate synthase large subunit, with the protein MPLNKDIKKVLVIGSGPIVIGQAAEFDYSGTQACEALKSEGIEVVLINSNPATIMTDKEVADKIYLEPLTLEFVEKVIAKERPDSLLAGMGGQTGLNLAVELNDSGILEKYNVKVIGTSIDSIKKGEDRELFRDMMNEIGEPVIKSEIVTDLKSGMDFANKIGYPVIVRPAYTLGGSGGGIANNEEELETILKLGLQLSTIGQVLLEKSVKGWKEVEYEVMRDSYGNCITVCNMENIDPVGIHTGDSIVVAPSQTLSDKEYQMLRTASINIINAVGIEGGCNVQFSLNPNSFEYAVIEINPRVSRSSALASKATGYPIAKLAAKIALGYGLDEIKNAVTQKTYACFEPTLDYVVVKIPKWPFDKFFGADRQLGTKMMATGEIMAIGANFEQAFLKGIRSLEIGKFSLDHKKFKELSMSELKERVMAPDDERIFALAEMLRRDYMVDRINKITGIDMFFLEKIKWIVEEEQRLKLSKIEDLDKEWLHNLKKKGFSDKAISDMLGVSPDDIYRLRDIWNIKPSYKMVDTCGGEFEALSPYYYSTYEQYDEVEVSDKKKVIVLGSGPIRIGQGIEFDYASVHCVKALKKLGIETIIVNNNPETVSTDFDISDKLYFEPLTEEDVLNIIEKERPDGVILQFGGQTAIKLANFLKEQNIMTLGTTADQIDMAEDREKFDALLEKLGISRPKGKGIWSVEEGLEEAKKLKFPVLVRPSYVIGGQGMEITHDEEELTFYLENAFVKDKKNPILIDKYLMGREIEVDAISDGENILIPGIMEHLERAGVHSGDSVTMYPSQNISDKIKADVLEYTKKLALEIGIKGMINIQFIEFEGSLYVIEVNPRASRTVPYISKVSNVPIIDLATQVMLGAKLTDLGYGTDVYPEPELVSVKVPVFSTQKLPNVEVCLGPEMRSTGEVLGVGRNVKEALYKGFVGANMYPSKEKGKILATINKHDKAEFLPIAKDLAQVGYKFIATTGTCKLLRDAGIDAEEVRKIDEEEPNILDIVKQREVDLVVNTPTKGNDSNRDGFLIRRAAVERNVGVITALDTLRAIADVELEKLDENKNLEVFNIAE; encoded by the coding sequence ATGCCATTAAATAAAGATATAAAAAAGGTTTTAGTTATAGGATCAGGTCCAATAGTTATAGGTCAAGCAGCAGAGTTCGATTACTCAGGAACTCAAGCTTGTGAAGCATTAAAATCAGAAGGTATAGAGGTTGTACTTATAAACTCAAATCCAGCAACAATCATGACAGATAAAGAAGTTGCAGATAAAATTTATTTGGAACCATTAACACTAGAATTTGTTGAAAAAGTTATAGCTAAAGAAAGACCAGATAGCTTACTTGCAGGAATGGGTGGTCAAACAGGACTTAATCTTGCGGTAGAATTAAATGATTCTGGAATATTAGAGAAATACAATGTTAAAGTTATCGGAACATCTATCGATTCAATCAAAAAAGGGGAAGATAGAGAATTATTTAGAGATATGATGAATGAAATTGGAGAACCAGTTATAAAAAGTGAAATTGTGACTGATTTAAAATCAGGAATGGATTTTGCAAATAAAATTGGATATCCAGTTATAGTTAGACCAGCTTATACATTAGGTGGATCTGGCGGCGGTATTGCTAACAATGAAGAAGAACTTGAAACCATATTAAAATTAGGACTTCAATTAAGTACAATAGGTCAAGTTTTACTTGAAAAGAGTGTTAAAGGATGGAAAGAAGTAGAGTATGAAGTAATGAGAGACTCTTATGGAAACTGTATTACTGTATGTAATATGGAAAACATCGATCCTGTAGGAATACATACTGGAGATAGTATAGTAGTTGCACCATCACAAACTCTTTCTGATAAAGAATATCAAATGCTAAGAACAGCATCAATAAATATAATTAATGCTGTAGGTATTGAAGGTGGATGTAATGTACAATTCTCATTAAATCCAAATAGCTTCGAATATGCAGTTATAGAAATTAATCCTAGAGTTTCAAGAAGTTCAGCTTTGGCATCAAAAGCAACAGGATATCCTATTGCAAAGCTTGCAGCTAAAATTGCCCTTGGATATGGATTAGATGAAATAAAGAATGCTGTAACACAAAAAACTTATGCATGTTTCGAACCAACACTTGATTATGTTGTAGTAAAAATACCAAAATGGCCTTTTGATAAATTCTTTGGAGCTGATAGACAGCTTGGAACAAAGATGATGGCTACTGGTGAAATTATGGCAATTGGTGCTAACTTTGAGCAAGCATTTTTAAAGGGAATTAGAAGTTTAGAAATTGGAAAATTCTCTTTAGATCATAAAAAGTTTAAAGAATTAAGTATGTCAGAACTTAAGGAAAGAGTAATGGCTCCAGATGATGAAAGAATCTTTGCATTAGCAGAAATGTTAAGAAGAGATTATATGGTAGATAGAATAAACAAAATTACTGGAATAGATATGTTCTTCTTAGAAAAGATTAAATGGATTGTTGAAGAAGAGCAAAGATTAAAATTAAGTAAGATAGAAGATTTAGATAAAGAGTGGTTACACAATCTAAAGAAAAAGGGATTCTCTGATAAGGCTATATCAGATATGTTAGGAGTAAGTCCTGATGATATATATAGATTAAGGGATATTTGGAATATAAAGCCTTCATATAAGATGGTTGATACTTGTGGAGGAGAATTTGAAGCATTATCCCCTTATTATTACTCAACTTACGAACAATATGATGAAGTTGAAGTATCAGATAAGAAGAAAGTTATAGTTTTAGGATCAGGTCCTATAAGAATAGGTCAAGGAATTGAATTTGACTATGCTTCAGTACATTGTGTAAAAGCGTTAAAGAAGCTTGGAATTGAAACTATAATAGTTAATAATAATCCAGAAACAGTAAGTACTGACTTTGATATATCAGATAAATTATATTTTGAACCGCTAACAGAAGAAGATGTTTTAAATATAATTGAAAAGGAAAGACCAGATGGAGTAATACTTCAATTTGGAGGCCAAACAGCTATTAAGCTTGCAAACTTCTTAAAAGAACAAAACATCATGACTCTTGGAACTACAGCAGATCAAATTGATATGGCTGAAGACAGAGAAAAGTTTGATGCATTGTTAGAAAAATTAGGAATATCAAGACCAAAGGGTAAAGGAATATGGTCAGTAGAAGAAGGATTAGAAGAAGCTAAAAAATTAAAGTTCCCAGTACTTGTTAGACCTTCATATGTAATTGGTGGTCAAGGAATGGAAATAACTCATGATGAAGAAGAATTAACATTCTACTTAGAAAATGCTTTTGTAAAAGATAAGAAAAATCCAATTCTTATAGATAAATACCTAATGGGTAGAGAAATAGAAGTAGATGCTATATCTGATGGAGAAAATATATTAATACCAGGTATCATGGAACACTTAGAAAGAGCTGGAGTTCACTCAGGAGATAGTGTTACTATGTATCCAAGCCAAAATATTTCTGATAAGATAAAGGCTGATGTATTAGAATATACTAAGAAATTAGCTTTAGAAATCGGAATAAAAGGTATGATAAACATTCAATTCATAGAATTCGAAGGAAGTCTATATGTAATTGAAGTTAATCCAAGAGCATCAAGAACTGTTCCTTATATTAGTAAGGTAAGTAATGTTCCAATAATAGATTTAGCTACACAAGTAATGCTTGGAGCTAAGTTAACAGATTTGGGATATGGCACAGATGTATATCCAGAACCAGAATTAGTTTCAGTTAAGGTTCCAGTATTCTCAACTCAAAAGTTGCCTAACGTTGAAGTTTGTTTAGGACCTGAAATGAGATCTACAGGAGAAGTTCTAGGAGTAGGTAGAAATGTTAAAGAAGCTTTATATAAGGGATTTGTTGGAGCTAATATGTATCCATCAAAGGAAAAAGGCAAAATATTAGCAACTATAAATAAACATGATAAAGCAGAATTTTTACCAATAGCAAAAGATCTTGCACAAGTGGGATATAAGTTCATTGCTACTACAGGAACTTGTAAGCTTCTAAGAGATGCAGGAATAGATGCAGAAGAAGTTAGAAAGATAGATGAAGAAGAACCCAATATATTAGATATTGTTAAGCAAAGAGAAGTAGACTTAGTAGTGAATACACCAACTAAGGGAAATGACTCAAATAGAGATGGATTCTTAATAAGAAGAGCTGCAGTTGAAAGAAACGTAGGAGTAATAACT
- a CDS encoding glutamate-5-semialdehyde dehydrogenase, whose product MSKLLVMGQKAKESSYELGVASTKEKNDALLFMAEELLSAKDEIIKANNIDLENAKAKGTSETMLDRLALSVSRIEAMAEGLKDVVKLQDPIGEVISMWQRPNGLQIGQKRVPMGVIGIIYEARPNVTCDAAGLCIKTGNAVILRGGSEAINSNKAIVKALTVGLEKAGLPKESVQLIEDTSREVATEMMRLNEFIDVLIPRGGAGLIQAVVKNATVPVIETGTGNCHIYVDENCDFEMAENIAVNAKASRPSVCNSAEKLLVNEKIAKDFLPIVVKALRENGVVLRGDELSQAIINDIEKANEEDWSKEYLDYVMAVKIVKDVDEAINHINKYGTGHSEAIVTESYKNSQKFLQRVDAAAVYVNASTRFTDGAEFGFGAEIGISTQKLHARGPMGLKELTTIKYIIYGNGQIR is encoded by the coding sequence ATGAGTAAATTATTAGTCATGGGGCAAAAGGCAAAAGAATCTTCTTATGAATTAGGTGTTGCATCAACTAAGGAGAAAAATGATGCATTATTATTTATGGCAGAGGAATTGCTTAGTGCAAAGGATGAAATTATAAAAGCTAACAATATAGATTTAGAAAATGCAAAAGCAAAAGGGACATCAGAAACAATGCTGGATAGATTAGCATTAAGTGTGTCAAGAATTGAAGCAATGGCAGAAGGATTAAAAGATGTAGTTAAGCTTCAAGATCCAATAGGAGAAGTAATTTCAATGTGGCAAAGACCAAATGGTTTGCAAATAGGACAAAAGAGAGTACCAATGGGTGTTATAGGGATAATTTATGAAGCTAGACCTAATGTAACATGTGATGCAGCTGGACTTTGTATAAAGACAGGAAATGCAGTTATATTAAGAGGCGGTAGTGAAGCTATTAATTCTAACAAGGCTATTGTTAAAGCATTAACTGTTGGATTAGAGAAAGCAGGATTGCCTAAAGAATCGGTTCAGCTTATTGAAGATACAAGTAGAGAAGTTGCAACTGAAATGATGAGATTAAATGAATTTATTGATGTACTTATACCAAGAGGTGGAGCTGGTTTAATTCAAGCTGTTGTTAAAAATGCAACAGTTCCAGTTATAGAAACAGGAACTGGAAATTGCCATATATATGTAGATGAAAATTGTGATTTTGAAATGGCAGAAAATATTGCTGTTAATGCAAAAGCATCAAGGCCATCTGTTTGTAATTCAGCTGAAAAGTTATTAGTAAACGAAAAGATAGCTAAAGATTTTTTACCAATAGTAGTTAAGGCTTTAAGAGAAAATGGAGTTGTGCTTAGAGGTGATGAATTATCTCAAGCTATAATTAACGATATAGAAAAGGCTAATGAAGAAGATTGGAGTAAGGAATACTTAGATTATGTTATGGCTGTAAAAATAGTTAAAGATGTTGATGAAGCTATTAATCATATAAATAAATATGGAACTGGGCATTCAGAAGCTATAGTTACAGAAAGTTATAAAAACTCTCAGAAGTTTTTACAAAGGGTAGATGCAGCGGCAGTTTATGTAAATGCATCGACAAGATTTACAGATGGAGCTGAATTTGGATTTGGAGCTGAAATAGGAATAAGCACACAAAAGTTGCATGCTAGAGGACCAATGGGACTTAAAGAATTAACAACTATAAAATATATTATTTATGGAAACGGACAAATAAGATAA
- the trhA gene encoding PAQR family membrane homeostasis protein TrhA gives MEKYLREPVNGLTHLVGAVLSLFALVAMIFKAYERGSSTTTFLSVIFFGVSMILLYSASATYHSVIANDKVIKALKRVDHSMIFILIAGSYAPFCLVALDGKIGMNLFLAVTICAVIGITFKICWITCPRWVSSVMYIGIGWFAIFAIYPMSQVLSIAGLMWLILGGLMYTIGGVIYALKSEKIRIGIFGRHEIFHVFIMVGTLCHFISVFVYII, from the coding sequence ATGGAGAAATATTTAAGAGAACCTGTAAATGGATTAACTCATTTGGTTGGAGCTGTACTATCGTTGTTTGCTTTAGTTGCTATGATATTTAAGGCCTATGAAAGAGGAAGTTCTACAACTACTTTTTTATCAGTAATATTTTTTGGAGTAAGCATGATTTTATTATATAGTGCGTCTGCAACATATCATTCAGTAATAGCAAATGATAAGGTAATAAAAGCATTAAAGAGAGTAGATCATTCAATGATATTTATATTAATTGCAGGATCATATGCTCCGTTTTGCTTAGTTGCATTAGATGGAAAGATAGGAATGAATTTATTTCTAGCAGTAACAATATGTGCTGTGATAGGAATAACGTTTAAGATATGTTGGATAACATGTCCAAGATGGGTAAGCAGTGTAATGTATATAGGAATAGGATGGTTTGCAATATTTGCAATATATCCAATGTCACAAGTACTATCAATAGCTGGTTTAATGTGGCTTATACTAGGTGGATTAATGTATACTATAGGTGGCGTAATTTATGCATTAAAATCAGAGAAAATACGAATAGGTATATTTGGAAGACATGAAATATTTCATGTATTTATAATGGTAGGAACTCTTTGTCACTTTATTAGTGTGTTCGTATATATAATTTAA
- a CDS encoding DUF1836 domain-containing protein yields the protein MKDFDIDNYINSQKSSNNINLDDFPEIDLYMDQVMQLFESKLSYTKRNEDDKVLTKTMINNYAKGNLLMKIKNKKYTKDHLILMGLIYNLKGSLSLTDIKTILSPIVNSFEKEEDYPLYDVYQSFLDIYDENLDDLKVSSNKIYETITQLIKNKSDKLGDYEEKFLLICAYVSMSNLYRRMSERIIDECFSSLKEDK from the coding sequence ATGAAGGATTTTGACATTGATAATTATATAAATTCACAAAAATCTTCTAACAATATTAATTTAGATGATTTTCCTGAAATTGATCTATATATGGATCAAGTAATGCAATTATTTGAAAGTAAGTTAAGCTATACGAAAAGAAACGAGGACGATAAAGTTCTTACTAAAACTATGATAAATAATTATGCTAAAGGTAATCTTTTAATGAAAATAAAAAATAAAAAATATACTAAAGATCACCTAATCTTAATGGGATTAATTTATAACTTAAAGGGATCTCTATCTTTAACAGATATAAAAACTATATTAAGTCCTATAGTTAATTCTTTTGAAAAAGAAGAAGACTATCCATTATATGATGTATATCAATCATTTCTTGATATATATGATGAAAACTTAGACGATCTAAAGGTTTCATCTAATAAAATTTATGAAACTATAACTCAATTAATAAAAAATAAAAGTGATAAACTTGGAGATTATGAAGAAAAGTTTTTACTTATTTGTGCTTACGTTAGTATGAGCAATCTTTATAGACGCATGAGTGAGAGAATAATTGATGAATGTTTCAGTTCTCTTAAGGAGGATAAATAA